TGATTTTGCAGGAGGCGTTCATGAAGCCGTAATGACGGACCTTCATGAAACCTGAGGGCAGGACGTGTTGCAGGAACCTGCGCATGAACTCCAGGACATTCAGGACCATGGTCCGGATTCGGTTGCTGCCGTGTTGTTTACAGGTAAAGGTCACGGTCCTGTTTTGGACGTTGACGATTCTACTTTTTCCGATGGCCACTCTGAAGACATAAGGCGCAAGATATTTTAGGGCTGTCCTGCCATCGCCTACTGCCTGGGAGTTGACATTCCAGTCAATGGTCCAGGCATCAGGGTTGATTTCAGTAAGAAGCTCTGCTTTTGACATTTGCTCTTTGAACAACGCCTTGTAGATTTTTGACAGGGCCTTAACCGGAACAAAGAAACCATTATTCGACGCCATCCACGTTTTCCTGTCCGCTGAAAGTCTTCCGCCTGGGACCAGATAATGAATGTGTGGATGATAGTTCAACTGCCTGCCCCAAGTGTGCAGGATGCCGGTGAAGCCGATCAGCTGAGCGCCTATATACTTTGGGTCGCCTGCCAGACGTTTCAGGCTCTGGGAGGATGCCGTGAACATGGCGCTGTAACCCTTGTCTTGATGACAGCGTATAAAGGAACGAAGTTGTTCCGGAATGGTAAAAGTGATCATGAAGTACTGCCCGGAAAGCATTCGTTCAAGCTGTTTTTGCAGCCATTGTTGTGACTTGTGGTACTGGCATACCGGGCAGTGACGATTCCCACAGGACTGACTAATAACTTGCACCTGTCCGCAGTCCTGACATTGGTAGATTGTTTTTCCTAACCTCCCTGAGCGGCAATCAATTATGGATTGAATGACCTTCCGGTGATTTCTGGGAAGATTGGGGAAGGTTGTTATGTACTCTGGGCCAAAGCCTTCGAAGATCCCCTTGATTTTGCTCATGGCTCAGAAACCTTTCATCAGGTCGTTGATCCGTTGACAGGCATCTTCCTGTCCATTCCGGGAGAGATGGAGGTAGACCATGGTAGTCATGAGCTGGGCATGCCCCAGGTAGTTCTGGATAATTCTGATATTGACTCCGGCTTCCAGCAGGTGTGTGGCATAGGAATGTCTCAGGGTATGAATAGATACACGCCGTTTGGTTATGCCTGCCGCAAACCTTGCTTTCCTGAAGGCGCCCTGGACGCTGTCTATGGCCATGGGTGTCAAGGAAGTCGGCCCAAGATTGTGCCCCCTTCCCAGTGCCGGAAAAATGAGTTTGGGATTGCGGTGCGTTTTCCAGTATT
The sequence above is drawn from the Desulfonatronovibrio magnus genome and encodes:
- a CDS encoding IS91 family transposase, which codes for MSKIKGIFEGFGPEYITTFPNLPRNHRKVIQSIIDCRSGRLGKTIYQCQDCGQVQVISQSCGNRHCPVCQYHKSQQWLQKQLERMLSGQYFMITFTIPEQLRSFIRCHQDKGYSAMFTASSQSLKRLAGDPKYIGAQLIGFTGILHTWGRQLNYHPHIHYLVPGGRLSADRKTWMASNNGFFVPVKALSKIYKALFKEQMSKAELLTEINPDAWTIDWNVNSQAVGDGRTALKYLAPYVFRVAIGKSRIVNVQNRTVTFTCKQHGSNRIRTMVLNVLEFMRRFLQHVLPSGFMKVRHYGFMNASCKIKISDIQALISTDDWEEHCDSLPESKDSEAGKLYCPDCEGLLVFIKLILPCKAGFWDSG